atcttggtcgtaaacgatcgtaagtttccagccagaacagtatttttttctcacaccaaaccagccagcagtaataatccacgatcgtatacgattgtTTCAGCCCCAACCGAACAGGCCGTTAGTATGCTCCGAAGAATCGTAAACGTAGTGGTGCCAGGTGTCCTGATCGCTGTCGAGCGTGTCATTGCCAGCCTAGCTCTCTTTGGATTATCTATAAATATGCTGCTAAGGTTTACAGGATCCTAGCAACACAACATCAATTCAAAGCACGTACGCTAACTAGCTAGCTGTTAATAAGATGTGCCGCCCCTCCATCATGGAAACTGTAGTGGTCAGCGTGCTGCGACTTGTGCTGATGATGTTCATCATCTCCTCCAGCGCTGGATCGCGGTGGGCGTCGGCCAACATCCCTTCGGCTTCTTCCCTGGCTCATCAGCACTGCCCATCCAGCTGCGGGGATTTGAATATCTCTTATCCGTTTGGTATTGGGCCGGGCTGCTTCCACCGAGGCTTCGAGCTCACCTGCGACGACACGGCTCATCCACCCAAGCTCTTCTTGGGAAACAGTACCACTACTCAGATCACTTCTCCACTTTATTCTAGTGGTCTTTATACTACTGCTCTTGGTTTCAACGTAACCATGAGCCATGGTGTGGACACCTACAACGTGTCCTGGCAGACCCCTGATGAGGGTGTTATTATCAGTGATGATAACACTTTGTTTGTTGTCGGCTGCAATGTTGATGCCTTCATGTTTGGTGACAATATGACAGATCTAATTGGTTCTTGCATGAGTGTCTGCACAGACGACAGAGAGACCATGGAGAGGGTGAATTTTGAAGGCTACTGTGATGGGCTCGGTTGCTGCGCCATCTGGTTGCCAAGGGACCTGCCAGCCTTTATACTCCAACTTGTCCGCGGCAACGTTACAGCAGCGCAGTTATTAGACGATGAAGGGCTCTCCAACGTCAAGGTTCTACTATCAGAAGATTATAGCTTTGCTTTGGGTGATCTATACATGAGTTCGGTGAATATAAGCAATGTACAAGATGCATTGATTGAGATTGCCATCACGGACCAACCAGATTGTGAAAGTGCCCAAGTGAATAAGGACACTTATGCTTGTAATGATGAAAGCAACTGTCAAAACCTACCATCTGGACGAGGCTACCAATGCCAGTGTCCCAGTTACATGCAAGGCAACCCCTACGTGCGTGATGGCTGCATCCAAGGTCCATACTTCGTTGCTTCTTCTTCTCTAGCTTCTTTGGTTCTTTTATAATCTATTCGACATGTATATATTTCTAGAGTTTAATGCAGATGAATAGTGCTTTCATTGTCTCTCCAATTTTATATGGTCACTTTATATGGCAACCAAAACCACCCGCCAATTTGAATATGTGATGGTTTTATTGCACAAGTTTGAAAAAATGATCACATCCCTGCACTAGCAATATTTTTATATATTGCCACAAGTTGTGGAGAGCAATTGGAATGACTTAATTTTTATATTACTACTAAAGTAGCCttgttatttttttttttttggatttagTCAACATTCCTCACCATATTTATTTGCCATGAAGCAGCTTACAATTCAAGGCCCAAAGAGAACTGTACCAGATCATGTGGAAACATGACAATTCCATTCCCTTTTGGGATTGAAGAAGGTTGTTTCGCAAGCGATGACTTTCAACTCAACTGTACATCGAGTAATATCACTGTTCTTGACCGAAAGTACGCACAATATCATGTGGCCAGTGTATCACTTGATGATGGGTTTTTGGCTGCTAGCAACATGGTGGACGACACAAGCTACAGATTCATGGCAAGGGTAGTCGACTCTGACTATGATGGTTCTTACCATTCCGGGGGCTCTCAAGTGTCTGTTCTGGACGGTATTTTTGATTTCTCACAGGAGGCTGAAATAATAAAATGGGTAATTGCAAACTTAACTTGTGAACAAGCTATGCAAAAAAATGCTAAGTATGCGTGTATCAGTCACAACAGTTACTGCCAAAATGTCACGCGAGGGAGAACACATTTTGGATATCGTTGCAAATGTTCCAATGGCTTCCAAGGAAATCCATATCTGCAAAATAATTGTACAGGTTACATTTCTCTCTTGTACAATATTTTCATATTTTCTTATTTCTAGACATTCacttatataaataaaaaaatacataCTGAGCTATGTTTTAGTTAGAGTAACTAAAAATCATCATGCATCTATTTGCAACACCGTACCAATTAACAAAACATTGATTTGAGATGACTGCATGCTTTCACTTGTAACAACATCAATATGACACAACTATTCATTTTGGTGTAGACATTGATGAGTGCTCAATTCCAAATAAATGCAATGGAATATGCCACAATTTTGATGGAGGCTTTTATTGTTCAAATTGCACCCATTGGAAGGTGTATGATCCAACAAAACATAAATGTGTCATGTCGACTAAGCTACATAATATAATTCTTGGTAAGCTACTTTTATTCATCATTTGAATTTAAATTAACAAAACATTAATATCCACATTTAATGTGTAGGTATTGCAATTGGGATTGCTTGTTGCCTTGGCTCCATAAGTGTTGCACTAGGGGTGATAGTATTGGCACGTAAGTGGAAGAAAGGTGTCCAAAGGAGAATCCGAAGAGCATGCTTCAAGAAAAATCAAGGTCTACTCTTGGAGCAACTAATATCAAATGAAAGCACTACTAACAAACCAAAGATATTATccttggaggaggtagaggaggcaACCAACAATTTTGATGCTACTCGTGTTCTTGGTTGTGGAGGACATGGAACGGTTTATAAAGGGATTCTGTCAGATCAACGTGTGGTGGCTATAAAGAAATCTAAAATAGTGGAGAAAACAGAGATAGACCAGTTTATCAATGAGGTAGCTATTTTGTCTCAAATCATACATCGCAATGTGGTGAAACTTTTTGGTTGTTGCCTAGAAGATGATGTACCTTTGCTAGTCTATGAATTCATATCAAATGGCACTCTATATGACCTTCTTCACATAGATGTTACAACAAAGTGCTTACTATCATGGGATGATCGTGTAAGGATTGCAATGGAAGCAGCAGGAGCACTTGCTTATCTACATTCAGCTGCCGCAATACCAATTTTTCATAGAGATGTGAAGTCTTCCAATATACTCTTGGATGAAAACTTCACCGCAAAGGTTTCAGACTTTGGTGCTTCAAGATCTCTTTCACTTGATGAGACTCATGTGGTGACAATTGTTCAAGGAACATTCGGGTACTTGGATCCCGAATATTATCATACTGGTCAGCTAACTGAGAAGAGTGATGTATATAGTTTTGGAGTAATACTTGTGGAATTTTTGACAAGAAAGAAGCCAATTTTTATCAATAATTTAGGTGAAAAACAAAGTTTGTCCCATTACTTTGTTCAAGCACTTCATGAAAGATCTCTTATGGAAATAATGGATCCACACCTTGTGGAAGAGGCAGACCAGGAGGATATTAATGAAATCGCCTCCCTCGCAGAAGCATGCTTAAGGGTCAAAGGTGTAGAGCGACCAACTATGAAAGAAGTAGACATGAGGTTACAATTCCTAAGAACAAAGAGACTGAGAAAAAGACATCATTTACCTGAAAAAGATGGGGATACTGAGGCTTTGTTATGCCTAGAAGCTAAGAATTTAAATGAACAGATTGATCTTGTCAATGCTGCCCATGTAATACCTCAAGTGTCCTCTAGGTGCTACAGTTTGGAGCAAGAATATGTGTCTTCATTTAGGCCAAGGTAACTAAATTCGTGCAAGATAACATAGGTATTGCTTAGATATTTTGGCCACATATGTGATATCATATATTTTAGTGAAGAGTTTGTGGGAAATGCATCGTTTGTGGTGTGCAGTTCGATTTGTGGGATCCGGTGCTATTAAAAAGTGGAGAaatgacttctttgccgagtgtcccagatctggcactcggcaaagattttgttttttggaaaatactttgccgagtgcccctgacacggcgctcggcaaagatttttttttcggaatgtctttgccgagtgaccctgtgaaggcactcggcaaagaggaatttttttaaaaaaaattcaaaaccctttttgccgagtgccttattcttggcactcggtaaagagcccctttgccgagtgccatgccactcggcaaagtttttttttgtttttggcctccaaattttttgtgcagcgcttttaaagtaccaggaactcctagttagaatttggggaactaggtggttgtgtcgggtggtagcgcacgtcTAGTCAACAGCATCCTGGGTCTTATATGCaagcaacacttccccggcattgtcacgtacgcatcgaataCGGAGCCGACCTattcgtttgaccactacgccgtcgccatcgatgtggagtaccccaacaaggcggcgtgggtgaaggcatagttttgggtaagtctccctcgcgcAACATTGCTTAAtatgtcgcattcattggacttttcttgaaataataaatggatacatcacttttgtatgcagacttattacagatgcgaggagggatttgaggccagggcggagcaggtgactaccaaagcctataaaaaactcgtcaccgacatgcatcacgaggtgcgcatctaggccatcgtaacctactatgggtcgaagcttggagagaggaaaaccaagaaagacgcaagagagatgcagctgacccgggagcagtaccttgaggtaaatgaagaacatcaatattgattcgtcttgagattaagttggtttaatttgatcttcttatatgtccaatacttgatgacgtgtagatgattccctggtcatgccaagcgtatcccgagtgctgggcgatgatggtggagaggtggttcacggaggagtacctcaagatgcacaaggatgcccgggaccgtcgtttgcagatgcaaggtccagcacaccatcaaggtagccgcagcctcgccggatacaaacaagcatgggtacacgaattcatttatctattgtgacgctcagttctgcctgatttctaatcatcgtgctgtctttctcgcagtcggcgtcacatagtggtcaggcttgctcggaattctaggcatggtgtatggcccacaagggcaaggcgacgctcgacgtctccttcaacctagaggacccacccgaggcatacacgaacccgagcatcTACTcctgcatcagtgagtacactgaggtggcgaggtcgctccatgggtcagaccacgatccgagcacccaggatttCGATGGAGAggtcgtcatgagggcggggcaaggcaagaagcatggacggttctggcttggcgacggcatcttcgacacggcctctactccctctctctctcagatccgagcacggagcacgagcgagagcccggccattctcACAcgaccgaccgctgcacagcaccgggtcgacgcactcgaggttattcctattttactcgtcatacattgatctttacacaccttaattagctttgcattactgaaacattggagtgaaatattgcaggcccggctggaacaagaaatgaggcaacgtcaggagctggaggctgagcaccagaggatggcggcccagctggaggccgagcgggacgagcggcaggcccaggcgtagaggctgacggacattacggagttcctacaagggcttggacaacgtgtgggcttctctctgccagctaggctgttggttccacctccgcctccgcgtcctgtagctgcagctactcctgtgagtataaaagttttttactttcgcttgtgctttgcttgtatggcctctaccttcctagactagctatccaaataatctggtctcacatgcaatcttttctcctttgtgcagtctccatctgacggtggttcgaataatccacctcatgcacctccgaatgatggagctgggccttcaccacagtcgcagtggccgagatgagtgcacgttgtatttttttatttgttgttcacttggtgatggacttgtgatatacttgtgatgcacttgtggacttatggatttatttggatggacttgagcacttattattatatatgtgatatatattgtgatggatgtgatacgtgtggatggatgagatatatatgtgatggatgagatatatatgtgatggatgagatatatgattgtatgaatttatttatcatgatggaatataaaaataaattaaaaattgTCATTttcggtcactttgccgagtgttgcactcggcaaaggacccctttgccgagtgccatggtcacagcactcggcaaagctgaaaaaatgggcgctcggaaaaccatttttccagctttgccgagtgccatgaccatggcactcggcaaagattttttttaaaaaaaaaatcaaacttttttttaaagaaaaattcaaactttgccgagtgccggcaagatggcactcggcaaagaatttaaaaaaaaaattcaaactgtgccgagtgccggacagagggcactcggcaacgaatttttttaaaaaaaatacaaactttgccgagtgtcggcaagagggcacttggcaaagaattttttttaaaaaaaaatacaaactctgccgagcgccggccaggggacactcggcaaagaattttttttaaaaaaaataaaaaatctttgccgagtgcctgcagggttggcactcggcaaagccaccgtcaacggggccggcgccgtgacggtcgcttttctttgccgagtgcccccggggctctcggcaaagcctttgccgagtgcccgataaaagacactcggcaaagaggtctttaccgatcaattttttgccgtatgttctttgccgagtgccgcactcggcataggctttgccaagtgcaatttagcctttgtcgagtgcctcaggcactcggcaaagaacctgaatctagTAGTGTGTGTAATTAGTGTAATTGTTTTGAATCAAATTCAACTAGACGTACGTACAGATGGTGCAAAAAGTTGTTTGAGGAAAGATAGTGCGTTGACTTAGAAATTAACGCTTACACATACGAGATCATGATACTATATGCTGGATTTATGCTATATATTTTCCGCTTGCTATGTCAATGAGGGTATGAATATGCTCCTCCCAGTTTCTCCAAACAGTAAACCTACTCTTCTGCCAAGTTTTCTTTCATCCAAGGTCAAGGTCTCAAGGACCACCACCCTTATATTTTTTTTGGAGCTTAGAACATCAAGATAACAACACAATCAACAAAATGAACGATGAATTTAACTGATTCCCGTATCTAACTACGTTGCCCAGCAGTAAACTCTCAGCTCAGAAGATCACATGATGCGGGATGTCACTGACCAAATGGAACTACCCCCGATCCATCAGAACAGCATGTCACAAAAGCAGCAAAACCAATCTCCAATGCTGCTTAGCTCTCACGAGCGGaattttttttaacacttttttgtaaattaattttaaatctagcactgtttaattttttttttcaaaactaacacttttggccgcgcctattgccatggcgcggtgaaacgcctgtgccgcgccatgcatggtggcgcggcgagaggggtgacgtggcggcgaccggggcgctgaccgatgacgtggcagggtctgccgcgccaccgatcttggcgcggcactgacgcgccatagcccacggcgtGTCAGGCCCAGGTAAATATcgcccgcgcgccgccgccctccCTCTGTCTGCCTGCCCGCCCGCCTTGCCTGCCCGCCtggccgccgcccgccgcgcccgcacgcATCAGCCGCGCTGgctgcgccacgaacgccggtgcatcacggccgccggccgcccgccgcgcccgcacgccaCCTGACTACGACGCACCCTGGCAGCGAGTAAGATTGATTAAAGTCCTAATTAAGTGTTAATTTTAGTTTAGGCGTTCCTGTAATTATGTTAATTAAGATCTTGTCTAAGTACAAGTTCTAACAACTGGTATCCAAGAAGTTGCTTAGCCTAATTCTTGAACTCTAAGACCTAATTAGTGTTCGGTTAAGATCTAAATAGCCTCGGATTTGTCCAATTCAAAGTTCTTTAAGCCAAATCAGAATATAGGGTTTCGCTTAAGCACCGAGAAGGAGGGGAGTCGAATCAACTTCAACACTAAGCCCCAACTTTTGCCCAAATCCGAACCCTAGGAATGCAAATTACCCAAATCCGGTAACAATCCCCAACCCTAAGATCAGTAAGACACTTTTCACTTACCTTAAGAACTAAGATGGCGCTGTCAGGCTCCTTCACGAGTTCGCCGGTGGCCACAAAAGGGAGCCACACCGCCACCCTGATATGTGCGCGCGTGGTCTCCGTGCCACGGACGCCCgtaggcatagaagacgagggcagcaggtccatacatagaagttgcGCAGACTcatagtgaagttgtttaatatgtctgttaatgttactttgaatatatacatgtgctttcatattgtgttcatattgcataacaagtagttcaaattttgcaatgctacataatgttaatttgaatattgttaatttgaatactctaaccctttgtttatcaatttgtaataggatggcccctcccacgcagcaccagttgtacccccttcttgaggtggagtacgacgagccgcaccgagcacacttcttgactaacaccgacgcagaggtgcccttgcctcctttgaggccccgcacgcacaccagggcgcaccagtgggacgagtgttacgcgccgtacatacggcgtgctggcttcctcgagcttgttcatgttgtcaactacggtcttctgccccttgacccagcactacttattGCAGCTGTAGACAGCTGTGAGTGCCTTCATTGTACGTAaatattcttataacaaatttgaggtaacTGACAGTCATTCtcttcttataacaggtggaggcctgagactcACACGTTCCAactaccttgcggcgagatgaccttgaccatgcaggacgtgaaggctatatTTGGCCTTCGGTTAGGGGTGAAACgaccctgatttccacgaagggaaatccacagcgtcgaagtgtaataagaccattgtagatcatattacccaaattccagtcgaatatcacatccatacaacgataatatcagagtacaaatagtgcggaattacataaattattatatcgccgcattggcggaatcaaaagtagcatttattcagaacagcttgaagataagatcaccaaactcgagtgtaggcacgaacccctcaacagtcaaactcctcggagctatactcctcagcagaacatgtgtgccaaaatttatcagtacgatttgtactagccactcccaccctatgagcattgctttgtggaaattggatgcaagttggatataatcaaaaggaacttATGAGGCTGGGGCttcctatgtatttagcatatcaagtatataaatagtatagtcaagttttaacaccattctcacacacattccaccccattcccttttctgagccaggtttcgatcctaggatcgacataccaccatctccataccataccatcgctcagtcgataggccaactccctctcggcactgtctcaaggcccgtagcccctagctacgaccgacactctctcacgggggaagaagagaaggactcatctcattatctagtttaagcgaaacccaggaaaggtccatagccgaaacgtcggcacatgtatcgatcgatcaaccatatactctgcagaggttttacataaccacaagatccgccttcctcgctgaccgtcgtcaactaggctgattccagccacttgctagcctaggataatgccactctaccattcagccctggttcaccccaagtcaagtctggggtggctgaaactgtgagtcatgagccgggtccacaaggtcttcatgaagtcttggaagggtgtgggggaaatcctccgcgccccgtacctccttacattgtccgctatcaacctagcagtagtggcaaaatcctaccaagtagtctggccgtcccgcaccatatagggcgagtggtacgtaaggcttcctagtgaatctgagtactagtaagtccttagggatgaccaagccagaatgtctccatcagggtttctatttattatgccaccacagcacctccatcccgggctcctcccatcacaggttcacacccagggccacctcatataccatttacccaccacaggtatccattccagcggtgcctaggtagcaccccatggcaatacttgccccaggctcatcgtatactccaacttggtcgacacaaccctcaccctccacacacccaagtcacacacgcagcactctccccatagtccagttaTCACCCacttccaccacgcattaatgtagtataagcgtagtagaagtgcaAGCAATGAAatgtagcagtaagcgtgtgtctagcctaatagcaaggtatgcaggggtaaggttgcgtcaaggtaaaggccatcaagtaagcatactaccatgcaagtcctatcatagtatgttTATAACAGTGAAGTAaagcaatagtagttctatattagccatgcgtaataggtgctacgagattgggtgggatgtggcaccttcagtgtagtcatctctgttctcctcatgatactcatggtcctcgtccgtcaggttctcctccgagtctgcaatgttcgcattatagtcgcgttagcgacatctatagaatagcacaaagaagcaatgaaaattcaaaagagccaaatacaatcaaacatgggttcattgcttaaagctcaattttagatgaattttggtcctggtttcgtatttttccgaggttgcatgaattagttatgaatttttgaagtttaattcatttctgaaaatggaaaaggctgaattaatcctgggctgacacgtgtcgcGCTGTGCCTGGTCCACGTGGCatactgacgtcagcatgacgtcagcgtctCGGTTCCGagttgacaggtggggtccagctgacgtcagcatgacatcatcaacgtcatcagtttcgacaggtgggtctaggggctcttgggtcactaacatgtgggtccggtcaaagtctacgtcagtcaacggtgagtcaatggtcaacggtctatggtcaacggtcagggtcactgacgtgtggggccagggctgctgacgtcagcagctgatgtcatcgtgacgtcagcatgacgtcaccttggctgtgttggcttctaacgtgtgggtcccgtgtgacgtcagcatctgacatgtgggtccagagtgtccgtgtcactgacatgtggggccaggtcaacggtcaacattgaccggtcaacgatcaacatgggccgggtctcaaacgggctctggtgggcttGGGTTCGGCTagtctgggccgggccgggctaaACACGTGGCAGGCTGTGACGCAGCCACGTCACGAccttgggcctccactgg
This DNA window, taken from Miscanthus floridulus cultivar M001 chromosome 13, ASM1932011v1, whole genome shotgun sequence, encodes the following:
- the LOC136501934 gene encoding wall-associated receptor kinase 5-like, which translates into the protein MCRPSIMETVVVSVLRLVLMMFIISSSAGSRWASANIPSASSLAHQHCPSSCGDLNISYPFGIGPGCFHRGFELTCDDTAHPPKLFLGNSTTTQITSPLYSSGLYTTALGFNVTMSHGVDTYNVSWQTPDEGVIISDDNTLFVVGCNVDAFMFGDNMTDLIGSCMSVCTDDRETMERVNFEGYCDGLGCCAIWLPRDLPAFILQLVRGNVTAAQLLDDEGLSNVKVLLSEDYSFALGDLYMSSVNISNVQDALIEIAITDQPDCESAQVNKDTYACNDESNCQNLPSGRGYQCQCPSYMQGNPYVRDGCIQAYNSRPKENCTRSCGNMTIPFPFGIEEGCFASDDFQLNCTSSNITVLDRKYAQYHVASVSLDDGFLAASNMVDDTSYRFMARVVDSDYDGSYHSGGSQVSVLDGIFDFSQEAEIIKWVIANLTCEQAMQKNAKYACISHNSYCQNVTRGRTHFGYRCKCSNGFQGNPYLQNNCTDIDECSIPNKCNGICHNFDGGFYCSNCTHWKVYDPTKHKCVMSTKLHNIILGIAIGIACCLGSISVALGVIVLARKWKKGVQRRIRRACFKKNQGLLLEQLISNESTTNKPKILSLEEVEEATNNFDATRVLGCGGHGTVYKGILSDQRVVAIKKSKIVEKTEIDQFINEVAILSQIIHRNVVKLFGCCLEDDVPLLVYEFISNGTLYDLLHIDVTTKCLLSWDDRVRIAMEAAGALAYLHSAAAIPIFHRDVKSSNILLDENFTAKVSDFGASRSLSLDETHVVTIVQGTFGYLDPEYYHTGQLTEKSDVYSFGVILVEFLTRKKPIFINNLGEKQSLSHYFVQALHERSLMEIMDPHLVEEADQEDINEIASLAEACLRVKGVERPTMKEVDMRLQFLRTKRLRKRHHLPEKDGDTEALLCLEAKNLNEQIDLVNAAHVIPQVSSRCYSLEQEYVSSFRPR